One window of Brachybacterium ginsengisoli genomic DNA carries:
- a CDS encoding RNA polymerase sigma factor, translating into MQTVSRAEKTDRPSVADRPHRAAAGRRNSVTSSSTAETSPTAKSSTPSASTATESIEAEAVETDSADASGTVTTAAKKAPAKKAAAKKAPAAKAAPRKTAAKKAAAKAAEPEVEPEAEEETEENDAKKRDSTTDAKVEASGGFVYNASVDDAPAQQVVTAGATADPVKDYLKQIGKVALLNAAQEVELAERIEAGLYAEQKLKGDETLRDKNDRLTKAGRELTMIADDGRAAKDHLLEANLRLVVSLAKRYTGRGMLFLDLIQEGNLGLIRAVEKFDYAKGYKFSTYATWWIRQAITRAMADQARTIRIPVHMVEVINKLARVQRQMLQDLGREPTPEELAKELDMTPEKVVEVQKYGREPISLHTPLGEDGDSEFGDLIEDSEAVVPADAVSFTLLQEQLHSVLDTLSEREAGVVSMRFGLEDGQPKTLDEIGKVYGVTRERIRQIESKTMSKLRHPSRSQVLRDYLD; encoded by the coding sequence ATGCAGACCGTGAGCCGCGCCGAGAAGACCGATCGCCCGAGTGTGGCGGACCGCCCTCACCGGGCCGCCGCCGGAAGAAGGAACTCTGTGACCTCCTCCAGTACTGCTGAGACCTCGCCCACGGCGAAGAGCTCGACCCCGTCGGCCTCGACGGCGACGGAGAGCATCGAGGCCGAGGCCGTCGAGACCGACTCCGCCGACGCCTCGGGGACCGTGACGACCGCAGCCAAGAAGGCTCCCGCCAAGAAGGCAGCGGCCAAGAAGGCCCCCGCCGCCAAGGCCGCTCCCCGCAAGACCGCTGCCAAGAAGGCCGCGGCCAAGGCCGCCGAGCCCGAGGTCGAGCCCGAGGCGGAGGAAGAGACCGAGGAGAACGACGCCAAGAAGCGCGACTCCACGACCGATGCGAAGGTCGAGGCCTCCGGCGGGTTCGTCTACAACGCCTCCGTCGACGACGCCCCTGCGCAGCAGGTCGTCACCGCCGGCGCCACGGCCGACCCGGTCAAGGACTACCTCAAGCAGATCGGCAAGGTCGCGCTGCTGAACGCCGCGCAGGAGGTCGAGCTCGCCGAGCGCATCGAGGCCGGTCTCTACGCCGAGCAGAAGCTCAAGGGCGACGAGACACTCCGCGACAAGAACGACCGCCTCACCAAGGCCGGTCGCGAGCTGACCATGATCGCCGACGACGGCCGCGCCGCCAAGGACCACCTGCTCGAGGCCAACCTGCGCCTCGTGGTCTCCCTGGCCAAGCGCTACACCGGCCGCGGCATGCTGTTCCTGGACCTCATCCAGGAGGGCAACCTGGGCCTGATCCGCGCGGTCGAGAAGTTCGACTACGCCAAGGGCTACAAATTCTCCACCTACGCCACCTGGTGGATCCGCCAGGCCATCACCCGCGCCATGGCGGACCAGGCCCGCACCATCCGTATCCCGGTGCACATGGTCGAGGTCATCAACAAGCTCGCCCGCGTCCAGCGGCAGATGCTCCAGGACCTGGGCCGTGAGCCCACTCCGGAGGAGCTGGCCAAGGAGCTGGACATGACGCCCGAGAAGGTCGTCGAGGTTCAGAAGTACGGCCGCGAGCCGATCTCCCTGCACACCCCGCTGGGCGAGGATGGCGACAGCGAGTTCGGCGACCTCATCGAGGACTCCGAGGCCGTCGTCCCCGCAGACGCGGTCAGCTTCACCCTGCTGCAGGAGCAGCTGCACTCGGTGCTGGACACCCTCTCCGAGCGCGAGGCAGGTGTGGTCTCGATGCGCTTCGGCCTCGAGGACGGCCAGCCCAAGACCCTCGACGAGATCGGCAAGGTCTACGGCGTGACCCGCGAGCGGATCCGCCAGATCGAGTCCAAGACCATGTCGAAGCTGCGTCACCCCTCGCGTTCGCAGGTGCTGCGCGACTACCTCGACTGA
- a CDS encoding DNA gyrase/topoisomerase IV subunit B, which translates to MSTTSAAKKSAYDARNLQVLEGLEAVRKRPGMYIGSTDSRGLMHCLWEILDNAVDEALGGHGESIEVILHPDHSVEVRDTGRGVPVDVEPRTGLTGVEVVYTKLHAGGKFGGGSYAASGGLHGVGASVVNALSGRLDVEVDRGSKVYAMSFQRGTPGVFDDADGPDPDSPFTPTDGPAELRVVGKAKRGVTGTRVRYWADPQIFVKGSHFSLDDLTRRSRQTAFLVPGLQISVTDLRPEASPDQPATRTFKYDGGISEFVEYLAQDQRITDVIRLQGTGEYTETIPVLDKNGHMVSTDVERSCEVDIALRWGADFDSTLRSFVNIVATPKGGTHVTGFEQAMVKTVRKQVENQARRVKFNAKNEKIEKDDTLAGLTAVVSVRIDEPQFEGQTKEVLGTPAIRQIVAKVVEDRLTEFLSSTKKGEKEQAALVIDKVVSEMRARIAARMHKEVSRRKNALESSTMPTKLADCRTHDVERSELFIVEGDSALGTAKNARSSEYQALLPIRGKILNTQKASVTDMLKNTECAAIIQVIGAGSGRTFDLDAARYGKIIMMTDADVDGAHIRTLLLTLFHRYMRPLVEAGRVYAAVPPLHRVEIIHGGKKKNELVYTYSEAELTKLLKNLERRGKRYKEPIQRYKGLGEMDADQLADTTMDPGQRMLRRVRIEDAEAASAVFELLMGSDVAPRKQFIIEGAEELDLERIDA; encoded by the coding sequence GTGTCCACCACCAGCGCAGCGAAGAAGTCCGCCTACGATGCCCGCAACCTCCAGGTCCTCGAGGGCCTCGAGGCCGTGCGCAAGCGGCCCGGCATGTACATCGGCTCCACCGACTCCCGCGGTCTCATGCACTGCCTGTGGGAGATCCTGGACAACGCGGTGGACGAGGCGCTCGGCGGGCACGGCGAGTCGATCGAGGTCATCCTCCACCCCGACCATTCCGTCGAGGTCCGTGACACCGGCCGAGGCGTGCCGGTGGATGTCGAGCCCCGCACGGGGCTGACCGGCGTCGAGGTCGTCTACACCAAGCTCCACGCGGGCGGGAAGTTCGGCGGCGGCTCCTATGCGGCCTCCGGCGGTCTGCACGGCGTGGGCGCGAGCGTCGTCAACGCGCTGTCCGGCCGGCTCGACGTCGAGGTCGATCGCGGCAGCAAGGTCTACGCGATGAGCTTCCAGCGCGGCACCCCGGGGGTCTTCGATGACGCCGACGGTCCGGATCCGGACTCACCCTTCACCCCGACCGACGGCCCCGCCGAGTTGCGCGTGGTCGGCAAGGCGAAGCGCGGCGTGACCGGCACCCGGGTGCGCTACTGGGCCGATCCGCAGATCTTCGTCAAGGGCTCCCACTTCTCGCTGGACGATCTGACGCGCCGCTCGCGCCAGACCGCGTTCCTGGTGCCCGGGCTGCAGATCTCGGTCACCGACCTGCGCCCGGAGGCATCCCCGGACCAGCCGGCCACCCGCACCTTCAAGTACGACGGCGGCATCAGCGAGTTCGTCGAGTACCTCGCCCAGGACCAGCGGATCACCGACGTGATCCGGCTGCAGGGCACCGGGGAGTACACCGAGACGATCCCGGTCCTGGACAAGAACGGCCACATGGTCTCGACCGATGTCGAGCGCTCCTGCGAGGTGGACATCGCGCTGCGCTGGGGCGCGGACTTCGACTCGACCCTGCGCTCATTCGTGAACATCGTCGCGACCCCCAAGGGCGGCACCCACGTCACCGGCTTCGAGCAGGCGATGGTCAAGACCGTGCGCAAGCAGGTCGAGAACCAGGCGCGCCGGGTCAAGTTCAACGCCAAGAACGAGAAGATCGAGAAGGACGACACCCTCGCGGGACTCACCGCGGTGGTCAGCGTGCGCATCGACGAGCCCCAGTTCGAGGGCCAGACCAAGGAGGTGCTCGGCACCCCCGCGATCCGTCAGATCGTCGCCAAGGTCGTCGAGGACCGGCTCACCGAGTTCCTCAGCTCCACGAAGAAGGGCGAGAAGGAGCAGGCGGCCCTGGTCATCGACAAGGTGGTCTCGGAGATGCGCGCCCGCATCGCCGCCCGCATGCACAAGGAGGTCTCCCGCCGCAAGAACGCGCTGGAGTCCTCCACGATGCCGACCAAGCTCGCGGACTGCCGCACCCATGACGTCGAGCGCTCGGAGCTGTTCATCGTCGAGGGCGACAGCGCGCTCGGCACCGCCAAGAACGCCCGCTCCTCGGAGTACCAGGCTCTGCTGCCGATCCGCGGCAAGATCCTCAACACCCAGAAGGCGTCCGTCACGGACATGCTCAAGAACACCGAGTGCGCAGCGATCATCCAGGTGATCGGGGCGGGCTCGGGGCGCACCTTCGACCTGGACGCCGCCCGCTACGGCAAGATCATCATGATGACCGACGCCGACGTCGACGGCGCCCACATCCGCACGCTCCTGCTGACCCTCTTCCACCGCTACATGCGGCCCCTGGTCGAGGCTGGGCGCGTCTACGCGGCGGTCCCGCCCCTGCACCGGGTCGAGATCATCCACGGCGGCAAGAAGAAGAACGAGCTGGTCTACACCTACTCCGAGGCAGAGCTGACCAAGCTGCTGAAGAACCTCGAGCGGCGCGGCAAGCGGTACAAGGAGCCGATCCAGCGCTACAAGGGCCTGGGCGAGATGGACGCCGACCAGCTGGCGGACACCACCATGGATCCCGGCCAGCGCATGCTCCGCCGGGTGCGGATCGAGGATGCCGAGGCGGCCAGCGCCGTCTTCGAGCTCCTGATGGGCTCCGACGTCGCACCCCGCAAGCAGTTCATCATCGAAGGAGCCGAAGAGCTCGACCTGGAGAGGATCGACGCATGA
- a CDS encoding GNAT family N-acetyltransferase — MMTTEGVELLIHRVEPRDWAAHRDLRLDMLAADPEAFWADPAEARARAAEQWREEIAGPRIHLQARRGTEVLGGIALLPAGYTPEHQIPEDRAHIVSLWVRPEVRGTGISRPLLVAAARLSLDLGRPDLRLDVDAGNDSARRLYERLGFVATGARDPRESNGSYWVEYAIDASALVNG, encoded by the coding sequence ATGATGACGACCGAGGGTGTGGAACTGCTCATCCACCGGGTCGAGCCTCGGGACTGGGCGGCGCACCGCGACCTGCGCCTGGACATGCTCGCCGCCGACCCGGAGGCGTTCTGGGCGGACCCGGCAGAGGCTCGTGCCCGCGCCGCCGAGCAGTGGCGCGAGGAGATCGCCGGCCCGCGCATCCATCTGCAGGCCCGGCGCGGCACCGAGGTGCTCGGCGGGATCGCCCTGCTCCCCGCCGGCTACACGCCGGAGCATCAGATCCCCGAGGACCGTGCGCACATCGTCTCCCTGTGGGTGCGACCCGAGGTCCGGGGGACGGGGATCTCGCGGCCACTGCTCGTCGCCGCCGCGCGGCTCTCGTTGGACCTCGGGCGCCCCGATCTGCGCCTCGACGTCGACGCGGGCAACGATTCGGCCCGACGGCTCTACGAGCGCCTCGGCTTCGTGGCCACCGGTGCACGGGACCCGCGCGAGAGCAACGGCTCGTACTGGGTGGAGTACGCGATCGACGCGTCGGCTCTGGTGAACGGCTGA
- a CDS encoding DUF7455 domain-containing protein, with product MNLTLEAPRLTAHDRCDRCGAQAYVKVLLEAGGELMFCAHHARAHQDAFEGIAAEIIDETERLHLKPEPVED from the coding sequence ATGAACCTGACTCTCGAAGCTCCCCGGCTCACGGCACACGACCGGTGCGACCGCTGCGGCGCCCAGGCGTACGTCAAGGTGCTCCTCGAGGCCGGCGGCGAACTGATGTTCTGCGCCCACCACGCTCGCGCCCACCAGGATGCCTTCGAGGGCATCGCGGCCGAGATCATCGACGAGACCGAGCGTCTCCACCTCAAGCCCGAGCCGGTCGAGGACTGA
- a CDS encoding metallophosphoesterase — protein MTAPLSVAARRSGGRRPLPTRLARAALVAVLVLLLGAGWLLWDNRRLDVTAADVPIASLPPAADGLRIAQVSDLHAADFGTFQDRVVSAVESARPDLVAITGDLVDYRTADLTAALEMTGRLQAIAPTYMVLGNHDADSPLLDELLAGLEERGVVVLRDESTTLQVAGVDVTLIGLDDPRVRAIADQPERDPASLLAPLVPEESVTTILLAHRPELFDSYSGHGIDLVLSGHAHGGQVRVPGIGGLYAPHQGWLPELSEGVHEREGTTMVISRGLGNSIAGVRVNDPRELVLIDLRRAG, from the coding sequence GTGACCGCGCCGCTGTCCGTCGCCGCCCGGCGCTCGGGAGGGCGGCGTCCCCTCCCCACCCGGCTGGCACGGGCCGCCCTCGTGGCCGTCCTGGTGCTGCTGCTCGGTGCCGGCTGGCTGCTGTGGGACAACCGCCGGCTGGACGTCACCGCCGCCGACGTCCCCATCGCCTCCCTGCCTCCGGCTGCCGACGGGCTCCGGATCGCCCAGGTCTCCGACCTGCACGCCGCGGACTTCGGCACCTTCCAGGACCGGGTGGTCTCCGCCGTGGAGTCCGCACGGCCCGACCTGGTGGCGATCACCGGAGACCTGGTCGACTACCGTACCGCCGATCTCACGGCCGCGCTCGAGATGACCGGTCGCCTGCAGGCGATCGCCCCGACGTACATGGTGCTCGGCAACCACGATGCCGATTCACCGCTCCTCGACGAGCTGCTGGCCGGCCTCGAGGAGCGGGGAGTGGTGGTGCTGCGGGACGAGTCGACGACGTTGCAGGTGGCCGGCGTGGACGTCACGCTCATCGGGCTCGACGATCCCCGCGTGCGTGCCATCGCCGATCAGCCGGAGCGGGACCCCGCCTCGCTGCTCGCCCCGCTCGTCCCGGAGGAGTCCGTCACCACGATCCTGCTCGCCCATCGGCCCGAGCTGTTCGACTCCTATTCGGGTCACGGGATCGATCTGGTCCTGTCCGGGCACGCCCACGGCGGCCAGGTGCGCGTGCCGGGCATCGGCGGCCTGTATGCGCCGCACCAGGGCTGGCTGCCTGAGCTCAGCGAGGGAGTCCATGAGCGCGAGGGCACCACGATGGTGATCAGCCGTGGGCTCGGCAACAGCATCGCCGGGGTGCGGGTGAACGATCCCCGTGAGCTCGTGCTGATCGATCTGCGCCGGGCGGGCTGA
- the hisF gene encoding imidazole glycerol phosphate synthase subunit HisF encodes MSVAVRVIPCLDVDAGRVVKGVNFKDLRDAGDPVELAARYGAEGADELTFLDVTASSGGRDTMIDVVRRTAEQIFIPLTVGGGVRSVDDVDQLLRAGADKCGVNTAAIARPEVISEISRRFGNQVLVLSIDARRVSDETPEGTARSGSGFEVTTHGGRRGTGIDAIAWIREVTERGAGEILLNSMDADGTEAGFDLELIGLAREATTLPLIASGGAGTPEHFAPAVHAGADAVLAASVFHFQQMTIAEAKGAMAADGLPVR; translated from the coding sequence ATGAGTGTCGCCGTCCGTGTGATCCCCTGCCTGGACGTCGATGCGGGGCGCGTCGTCAAGGGCGTGAACTTCAAGGACCTCCGCGATGCCGGGGATCCGGTCGAGCTGGCCGCCCGCTACGGGGCCGAGGGCGCCGACGAGCTGACCTTCCTCGACGTCACCGCCTCATCGGGCGGCCGGGACACGATGATCGACGTGGTGCGCCGCACCGCCGAGCAGATTTTCATCCCGCTCACCGTCGGCGGCGGCGTGCGCTCGGTCGACGACGTCGACCAGCTGCTGCGCGCGGGCGCCGACAAGTGCGGGGTCAACACCGCCGCGATCGCCCGCCCCGAGGTGATCTCGGAGATCTCCCGGCGTTTCGGCAACCAGGTGCTGGTGCTGTCGATCGACGCCCGCCGCGTCTCCGACGAGACGCCCGAGGGCACGGCCCGCAGCGGCTCGGGCTTCGAGGTCACCACTCACGGCGGCCGCCGCGGCACCGGAATCGACGCGATCGCGTGGATCCGCGAGGTGACCGAGCGGGGTGCGGGGGAGATCCTGCTGAACTCGATGGACGCGGACGGCACCGAGGCGGGCTTCGACCTCGAGCTGATCGGTCTGGCCCGTGAGGCGACGACCCTGCCGCTGATCGCCTCCGGCGGAGCGGGCACGCCCGAGCACTTCGCCCCGGCGGTCCATGCGGGCGCCGATGCGGTGCTCGCCGCGAGCGTCTTCCACTTCCAGCAGATGACGATCGCCGAGGCGAAGGGGGCGATGGCCGCCGACGGCCTCCCCGTGCGGTGA